The genomic region CCAGCGCCGGTTCCTGGGACCAGATCGTGGTCTTCGTCGCCGGAGCCGAGGACGACCGCACACTGTCCATTGTGGACACACTGCGTGCGGTGGACGGGAAGTTCGCGCCCGCGCACGTGGAGGTGCTGCCGGAGATCCCGCGCACGGCCACCGGAAAGGCCAAGCGGGGCAAGCTGACCGCGCTGTTCCAGCAGAGCAGGCAGCCGGTATGACCGTCGACCTGGCGCACGAGCGGGACGTGCAGCGGGTGACCTTCCTCGGCCCGGCGCGGGACCGGGTGTTCACCGTCCTGCACCTGCCGCGCGGCAGCAGGCCGCGCGGCGGGGTGGTGCTGTGCCCGCCGCTGCTCACCGACGCGCTGGCCATCGCCCGCACCGAGCTGGCGCTGGCGCGCGAGCTGGCCGCCCGCGGCATCGTGACCGCCCGCTTCCACTACCGCGGCACCGGGCACAGCGACGGGGCCGACGGCGAGCTGGACCTGGCCACGATGATCGCCGACACCGAACGGGTGGCCGCGGCGGTGTCCGTGCACACCGGCTCCGCGCCCTTCGCCCTCGCCGGCAGCCGCCTCGGCTGCTACCCGGCGGCCGCGGTGGCCGCGCGCACCGGCGCGGCGGTGCTGGGCCTGGCGCCCTTCGCCGAACCGGACCACTACTTCAAGCAGGCATTCCGCACCCGGTTCATGCGGGAGCTGGTGCTCAAGGACCGGGATCGCCGCAGCAGCAAGGAACTCTTCGCCGCGCTGGCCGAGGGTGAGACGGTGGACGTGCTCGGCTACCCGGTCACCGCCCGCTGCCACGCCAGCCTGCGCGAGCGGCGGCTCGGGCAAGAACTCGCCGGTGTGCGCGCGCTGCTGGTCACCGTGGGCGGCGCGGCCGGGCAGAACGCCCCGGTGCACGAGCTGGCCG from Crossiella sp. CA-258035 harbors:
- a CDS encoding alpha/beta hydrolase, whose product is MTVDLAHERDVQRVTFLGPARDRVFTVLHLPRGSRPRGGVVLCPPLLTDALAIARTELALARELAARGIVTARFHYRGTGHSDGADGELDLATMIADTERVAAAVSVHTGSAPFALAGSRLGCYPAAAVAARTGAAVLGLAPFAEPDHYFKQAFRTRFMRELVLKDRDRRSSKELFAALAEGETVDVLGYPVTARCHASLRERRLGQELAGVRALLVTVGGAAGQNAPVHELAADGVEIEDLSAPVDWWLVGEQSEPSPALVARCADWLSERCADA